A single Drechmeria coniospora strain ARSEF 6962 chromosome 03, whole genome shotgun sequence DNA region contains:
- a CDS encoding acetylornithine aminotransferase translates to MTLTIPLRRQSAASAAAWAVAVPRVRWRRCFASSLADRTPQKTPSSRTDALAVPNPDPAPDSASAALVDQHAPYMVATYARPPPVFVRGSGSWLWDVENRKYLDFTAGIAVTSLGHCDAEFTRIMADQAKTLVHASNLYYNPWTGALSKLLVEKTVESGAMHDASSVFVCNSGSEANEAAIKFARKVGKVVDPSGNKTEIVSFNNAFHGRTMGSLSATHNPKYQKPFSPMVPGFRMASFNDIAAIKDAVTESTCGVIVEPIQGEGGVQAATDDFLVALAKRCRHVGAVLIYDEIQCGLSRTGTFWAHGHLPREAHPDVLTTAKALGNGFPVGAVLVNKHVGDKIKVGDHGTTFGGNPLASRLAHYMVTRLSDPELQQQVLAKSAIFGDRFDKLRVRFPQLVAEARGRGLILGLQLTEDPTPIVKAARERGLLVITAGTNTLRFVPSLLVTEDEIHEGLDILEEAIAVTRQ, encoded by the exons ATGACTCTGACGATTCCTCTCCGACGCCAATCGGCAGCCTCAGCAGCGGCCtgggccgtggccgtccCACGCGtccgatggcgacggtgctTTGCGTCGAGCTTGGCCGACCGGACGCCGCAGAAgaccccgtcgtcgaggacggatGCCCTGGCTGTGCCGAATCCAGATCCCGCTCCCGACTCGGCCAGCGCCGCGCTCGTCGACCAACACGCACCCTACATGGTCGCCACCTACGCCCGCCCACCCCCCGTCTTCGTTCGGGGCTCGGGCTCGTGGCTGTGGGACGTGGAGAATAGAAAGTACCTAGACTTTaccgccggcatcgccgtgaCGTCCCTCGGCCACTGTGACGCCGAGTTTACCCGCATCATGGCTGATCAG GCCAAGACGCTTGTGCACGCCTCCAACCTCTACTATAACCCCTGGACCGGCGCCCTGTCGAAGCTTCTCGTCGAAAAGACGGTCGAGTCGGGCGCCATGCACGACGCCAGCTCCGTATTCGTCTGCAACTCGGGCTCCGAGGCGAACGAGGCGGCCATCAAGTTCGCCAGGAAGgtcggcaaggtcgtcgaccCCTCTGGTAACAAGACCGAAATCGTCAGCTTCAACAACGCCTTCCACGGCCGCACCATGGGCAGCCTCTCGGCCACGCATAACCCAAAGTACCAGAAGCCCTTCTCACCCATGGTCCCTGGCTTCCGCATGGCGTCCTTCAacgacatcgccgccatcaaAGACGCCGTCACCGAGAGCACTtgcggcgtcatcgtcgagccTATCCAGGGCGAGGGTGGTGTCCAGGCCGCGACCGACgacttcctcgtcgccctggcGAAAAGATGCCGCCatgtcggcgccgtcttGATTTATGACGAGATCCAGTGCGGCCTCTCGCGGACCGGTACATTCTGGGCCCACGGCCACCTGCCTCGGGAGGCCCACCCTGACGTGCTCAccacggccaaggcgctCGGAAACGGCTTTCCCGTCGGCGCTGTCCTCGTCAACAAGCACGTCGGCGACAAGATCAAGGTCGGCGATCACGGCACCACCTTTGGTGGCAACCCCCTGGCATCCCGCCTCGCTCACTACATGGTCACGCGCCTGTCGGACCCTGAGCTTCAACAGCAGGTCCTCGCCAAGTCGGCCATCTTCGGCGACCGCTTCGACAAGTTGCGCGTGCGCTTCCCTCAACTCGTCGCCGAAGCACGTGGCCGCGgtctcatcctcggcctgcAGCTCACCGAGGATCCCACACCGATCGTGAAGGCTGCCCGCGAGCGGGGCCTGCTCGTTATAACCGCTGGCACCAATACTCTGCGATTCGTCCCAAGTCTATTGGTGACCGAAGATGAGATCCACGAGGGCCTTGATATCCTGGAGGAGGCCATTGCTGTCACAAGGCAGTAA
- a CDS encoding putative eukaryotic translation initiation factor EIF-2B subunit 3 → MPHAASMPSTGLQALILCGPGSSFPTFTSNPDENPKALLPVANRPMVWYPIDFCLRMGVTDITLICPPTASRAIKAAMNTNPFLTRLPSPRPDVLAPAGLDQNTGTAEILRLPEVRALVKGDFMVLPCDLVCELAGEKLLQAWMVRSASVTDLLGKDGLSHGHGCRHSGGLGVWYETKTAVAAVKGEETDFIATTPLPLWPVASAQSSMLGRLSKLVYSIPTDSLKDMTEERNSLPLRHGLLRAHPQVRMYTTKRDAHIYILPHWILDFVTENGRLESIGEDVVGWWAKAQWQAGLAEKLQLDKLCRRRGPQDDEDSTAESVSPAREASPAGQDGSRKASTSLRPTAVERQHRRGLGKGETWPDFEVPPVVAYIQSADGDEAAAAAATGPVVRRVDTAQLLLATSLQLAKLPSVEEAGGEASSPFAHARKVAYPEGVKSRTTITKADCLMAENVTVEEKTSIKETVIGAGCQIKEGAKLSQCVLMDGVVVGKGCKLTKCVLGRRCVIGDGSVLTDCEVQENLLVEAQTEDKDNKLMSSEGLEATEAEMEEVLQEVDQEVAAMADEAMAD, encoded by the exons ATGCCTCACGCCGCCTCGATGCCCTCCACCGGGCTCCAGGCCCTGATCCTCTGCGGACCCGGGTCGTCGTTTCCGACATTCACGTCCAACCCGGACGAGAACCCCAAGGCTCTGCTGCCCGTCGCCAACAGGCCGATGGTCTGGTACCCGATCGACTTTTGCCTGCGCATGGGCGTCACCG ACATCACCCTGATAtgtccgccgacggcatcgagagcGATCAAGGCTGCGATGAACACGAACCCTTTCCTCACGCGGCTGCCCTCGCCACGACCGGACGTCCTGGCACCCGCGGGGCTGGATCAAAACACGGGCACGGCCGAGATCCTGCGGCTGCCAGAGGTGCGCGCGCTGGTCAAGGGCGACTTCATGGTGCTCCCGTGCGATCTCGTCTGCGAGCTGGCGGGCGAGAAGCTGCTCCAGGCCTGGATGGTCCGGTCGGCGAGCGTCACCGATCTCCTGGGCAAGGACGGCCTCTCGCACGGCCACGGCTGTCGACACAGCGGTGGGCTGGGCGTCTGGTAcgagacgaagacggcggtggcggcggtgaAGGGCGAGGAGACGGACTTTAtagcgacgacgccgttgccTTTGTGGCCGGTGGCCTCGGCACAGTCGTCGATGCTGGGCAGGCTGTCGAAGCTCGTGTACTCGATCCCGACGGATTCCCTCAAGGACATGACGGAAGAGCGCAATTCGCTGCCCCTCCGGCACGGCCTGCTGCGGGCGCACCCGCAGGTTCGCATGTACACGACGAAGAGGGATGCCCACATCTACATCCTGCCGCACTGGATCCTCGACTTTGTCACGGAGAACGGGCGGCTCGAGAgcatcggcgaggacgtcgtgGGATGGTGGGCCAAGGCGCAGTGGCAGGCCGGTCTGGCGGAGAAGCTGCAGCTCGACAAGCTGTGcagacggcgagggccgcaggacgacgaggactcgacggccgagagcgtATCGCCGGCGCGGGAGGCAAGCCCGGCGGGCCAGGATGGGTCGAGGAAAGCGTCAACGTCGCTCCGGCCAACGGCGGTGGAGAGGCAACACAGGCGAGGCCTAGGCAAGGGAGAGACATGGCCCGACTTTGAGGTGCCTCCCGTCGTGGCTTACATCCAgtcggccgacggtgacgaggcggcggccgcggctgCGACCGGGCCCGTCGTGCGGCGGGTCGACACGGCGCAGTTGTTGCTGGCAACCTCCCTTCAGCTGGCGAAGCTCCCTtcggtcgaggaggctggcggcgaggcgagctcgccgtttGCCCACGCACGCAAGGTGGCCTACCCCGAGGGCGTCAAGTCGCGGACGACGATTACCAAGGCCGACTGCCTGATGGCCGAGAACGTGACGGTCGAGGAGAAGACGTCGATCAAGGAGACGgtcatcggcgccggctgcCAGATCAAGGAGGGGGCCAAGCTCTCGCAATGCGTGCTCatggacggcgtcgtcgtcggcaagggcTGCAAGCTGACCAAGTGCGTGCTGGGCAGGCGTTgcgtcatcggcgacggctcggtCCTGACGGACTGCGAGGTGCAGGAgaacctcctcgtcgaggcgcaaA ccgaggacaaggacaatAAGCTCATGAGCTCGGAGGGATTGGAAGCGACCGAGGCGGAAATGGAAGAGGTCCTGCAGGAAGTGGACCAGGAGGttgcggcgatggcggacgaggccatggcggaCTAG
- a CDS encoding glutamate decarboxylase, which yields MTESLSKNFIDYEEYPQSADIQSRCVNMIGNLFHAPTGSALGTSSVGSSEAIMLSVLAMKRRWKMRRQEEGKSTENPNLIMSSAVQVCWEKATRYFEIEEKFVYCTPTRYVIDPEEMVDLCDENTIGCVLILGTTYTGDYEDVKAVNDLLVKKKINVPIHVDAASGGFVAPFVVPDLKWDFRCEKVVSINVSGHKYGLVYPGVGWVVWRAPEYLPKDLIFNIDYLGAQQSSFTLNFSKGASQVIGQYYQLVRLGRQGYRQIMSNLTRTSDYLADSLESLGFIIMSQRAGRGLPLVAFRFPGPQDGHKEKHFDEFALAHHLRSRGWVVPAYTMAPNTKKLKMLRVVVREDFSRSRCDLLLDDIKLCCGLLEDMDRESIKKQEEYIRTHIISSGQTKHPKHKVHEFKKDDHSLQGKTGKTHAPC from the exons ATGACGGAATCGCTCTCCAAAAATTTCATCGACTATGAAGAGTACCCTCAGTCGGCCGACATACAGAGCCGCTGCGTCAACATGATCGGCAATCTCTTCCACGCTCCCACCGGCAGCGCCCTGGGCACCTCGTCCGTCGGTTCCTCCGAGGCCATCATgctctccgtcctcgccatgAAGCGTCGCTGGAAGATGCGCCGTCAGGAGGAGGGCAAATCCACCGAGAACCCCAACCTCATCATGTCGTCGGCAGTCCAAGTCTGCTGGGAAAAGGCCACCCGTTACTTTGAGATTGAGGAAAAGTTTGTCTACTGCACGCCCACCCGCTACGTTATCGATCCCGAAGAGATGGTCGACCTGTGCGACGAAAACACCATCGGTTgcgtcctcatcctcggaACCACCTACACGGGCGACTACGAGGATGTCAAGGCCGTCAACGACTTGCTTGTGAAGAAGAAGATCAACGTGCCCAttcacgtcgacgccgccagcgGTGGTTTCGTCGCTCCCTTTGTCGTCCCCGACCTGAAGTGGGACTTTCGGTGCGAAAAGGTCGTCTCCATCAATGTGTCTGGACACAAG TACGGCCTTGTCTATCCCGGTGTCGGTTGGGTCGTCTGGCGCGCCCCGGAGTACCTTCCCAAAGACCTCATCTTCAACATCGACTACCTCGGAGCCCAGCAGTCCTCCTTTACACTCAACTTCTCCAAGGGCGCCTCCCAGGTCATCGGCCAATACTATCagctcgtccgcctcggccgtcagggTTACCGCCAAATCATGAGCAACCTCACGCGAACGTCCGACTACCTGGCCGACTCGCTTGAGTCTCTCGGCTTCATCATCATGTCCCaacgagccggccgaggccttcccctcgtcgcctttCGCTTCCCAGGGCCCCAAGATGGCCATAAGGAGAAGCACTTTGACGAGTTCGCCCTGGCCCACCACCTGCGCTCTCGTGGCTGGGTCGTTCCCGCTTACACGATGGCTCCGAACACGAAAAAGCTCAAGATGctgcgcgtcgtcgtccgcgagGACTTCTCGCGTAGTCGCTGTGACTTgcttctcgacgacatcAAGCTGTGCTGTGGCCTTCTCGAAGATATGGACCGCGAGTCCATCAAGAAACAGGAGGAATACATTCGCACGCACATCATCTCATCGGGCCAAACCAAGCATCCCAAGCACAAGGTTCACGAGTTCAAG AAGGACGATCACTCCCTACAAGGCAAGACTGGCAAGACGCATGCCCCTTGTTAA
- a CDS encoding peroxin 22-like protein, with protein MLSPYDRHDRASSRRGVWTHWVPLAVTLTVATVGLAAWVWSQRRDDEDDAADDHVGLDYDNADYGDNPPYGAADGHPSPHRSPRRDDESYGLAPAPGDASAAGWGARMSGALRRTPSPQQFFDSTGKTVAAGVAAAGAVVGKALASIREEDKAYAENPWSEEADAKKSRSGPSSGAKRKTVAVVVSADTQVPTADDHEMASILSHIPRHNDFSKTKLYILIYAPDLKDTALDATSSNRPSPSLSSSYSNIGHDGAQPPGDESKRPGATMASPTNNAAFDAMYSQALTLVDKEHMILPFTTSNGHGHILRHIQPDIIYLQESLAGENGSIVTNLQTWMRRDIMVVVGAESGSGGLADSESEAERSGKDEQWWQKPERVGRGRGVVVVDGMRVHDDWARRVQGRE; from the exons ATGTTGTCGCCATACGATCGCCACGACCGCGCATCGTCGCGTCGCGGCGTCTGGACCCATTGGGTGCCGCTCGCCGTCACCctcaccgtcgccaccgtcggcctcgccgcttGGGTCTGGAGCCAGCGCAGggacgatgaagacgacgcggccgacgaccatgTTGGCTTGGACTACGACAACGCCGACTACGGTGACAACCCGCCGTacggagccgccgacggccacccTTCTCCGCACCGGTCCCCGCGTCGAGACGATGAAAGCTACGGCCTAGCCCCCGCCCCGGGCGacgcttccgccgccggctggggCGCTCGCATGTCCGGCGCGCTGCGACGCACGCCGAGCCCGCAGCAGTTCTTCGATTCGACCGGCAAGACCGTCGCCGCGggtgtcgccgccgccggtgccgtcgtgggcAAGGCCCTGGCTTCCATTCGAGAGGAGGACAAGGCGTACGCCGAGAACCCGTGGtccgaggaggccgacgcgAAGAAGAGCCGGTCCGGTCCGTCCTCCGGCGCGAAGCGGAAGacggtcgccgtcgtcgtctcggccgatACCCAAGtcccgacggccgacgaccacGAAATGGCC TCCATCCTGTCTCACATCCCGCGCCACAACGACTTCTCCAAGACGAAGCTGTACATCCTGATCTATGCGCCCGACCTGAAAGACACGGCGCTGGATGCCACCAGTAGTAACcgcccgtcaccgtcgctGAGCTCGTCGTATTCTAACATTGGCCACGATGGAGCGCAACCCCCCGGCGACGAATCCAAGCGGCCAGGCGCCAC catggcctcgccgacgaacAATGCGGCGTTCGACGCCATGTACTCGCAAGCGCTCacgctcgtcgacaaggagCACATGATTTTGCCCTTTACCACGTCCAACGGCCATGGCCACATCCTCCGCCACATCCAGCCGGATATCATCTACCTCCAGGAGTCCCTGGCGGGCGAGAACGGCAGCATCGTCACGAACCTCCAGACCTGGATGCGACGCGACATCATggtggtcgtcggcgccgagagcGGCTCCGGCGGTCTCGCCGACAGCGAGTCCGAGGCGGAGAGGAGCGGCAAGGATGAGCAGTGGTGGCAGAAGCCCGAGAGGGTCGGCCGCGgtcgcggcgtcgtcgtcgtcgatggaaTGCGCGTGCACGACGACTGGGCTCGACGGGTACAAGGACGAGAATGA
- a CDS encoding transcription factor SPT20 has protein sequence MAPASPVVQANGATKAKRHVPPGIQTNGHAGPSSSSTSPAMSSAKKPPTSAKQTPTSASDRTITASTVRPVNRARREASSQSQGRNSRNSTAVRAASLSADMAPHDAGPPPYAFPDSYILRKFAGRPPSLVVHMQATHFRFDGQEGMFQYKSPMKIFLEHLRSRTVPHDLLEYLIQGNVTFYDGCLIVQVHDHKSAAQTKDVTKVKSASSAVVPSSIHNYNQCLTPSPYVPFPKEEQQLPDGGHVKDDEEAKESKSMPAPSLPSDGAKGKPSQTPKVFTVVLRPTQESLQADLRIKAMTPRGSGGGMDAMNPPSTPMSLVPPTPTTSNMPPPAKRRKKERMELDGSNIYLAEGQILLTTAGPLMLEPTKNAEETIALLEAWSHPKHSEPPPPPKTRKRTVAEMAADEAAAADQERYMLVLDDRLSSSATGSQGAGTADGDAHTGAATFEPRFERFKVIDDIRREQAEKKEQERIKQQESDRRAQLQRQQEALLKQQQEAERIKREAAAAKEMQMRQAESQRQAALARAAAAASQAQNNHGPSMGQPQHAHPPQNGPMPTGLPNAMAVPGPNAMPNAMPNAMPNAMQGQVQARFPPQMSQPPASSPVIRQGTPQNMSSPMVGSVAMQQTNSNLANSPPRPPSAVQNAQMSVPMAHQMSARGSQQSHPSNTPRMPHATPNMAHGTPINRPAMAATPRMGQASPPPNMMAQNSQMGQGQAMMMNSQAMGQHNPQAIAQMAAQQRAIAMHQAQHMAAMQNGGANPGMNGQNMAPNQAQVMQLMQRQIMMQQQQQQQQQQQQQQQQQQQQQQPQQQQQPQQPQPPQVSMMTPQQQQQFAQYAQQLQGIQGNQLRQMTPQMQAQLAQMVRTGQIPNAMQRPPNGQMMNGNNPNLQAFAAMQMQQQQQQQQQQQQQQQQQQQQQQQQQQQQQQQPQAQPQQMGGNPIGAQIQANARHIYGRLMQSAVTKFGSVEQVPQDTIDKMKQTSFAQAQQMLQQSMHQRRIMAQQQQQQQQQQQQQQQQQAAMQGMGGMMGHQGM, from the exons atggcgccgGCCAGCCCCGTCGTTCAGGCAAATGGCGCGACCAAGGCCAAGCGCCATGTGCCCCCGGGGATCCAGACCAACGGACACGcagggccgtcgagctcgtcgacctcgcctgccatgtcgtcggccaagaagccgccgacgagcgccaagcagacgccgacgtcggcgagcgacCGCACCATCACGGCCTCCACCGTCCGGCCCGTGAACCGAGCCCGCCGCGAGGCGTCGTCGCAGTCGCAGGGCCGGAACTCGAGGAACAGCACGGCCGTGCGCGCGGCATCCCTCTCGGCCGACATGGCGCCTCACGACGCGGGTCCTCCGCCATACG CCTTTCCCGATTCCTACATACTCAGGAAGTTTGCCGGCAGGCCTCCGTCCTTGGTCGTTCATATGCAGGCCACGCACTTCCgcttcgacggccaggaGGGCATGTTTCAGTACAAGTCGCCCATGAAGATATTCCTCGAGCACCTCCGAAGCCGCACCGTGCCCCACGACCTCCTCGAGTACCTCATCCAGGGCAACGTGACCTTCTATGACGGATGCCTCATCGTCCAGGTCCACGACCACAAGTCCGCCGCCCAGACCAAGGACGTGACCAAGGTcaagtcggcgtcgagcgccGTCGTGCCCTCGTCCATCCACAACTACAACCAATGCctgacgccgtcgccctaCGTCCCCTTCCccaaggaggagcagcagctgcccgacggcgggcacgtcaaggacgacgaggaagcaaaGGAGAGCAAGAGCATGCCGGCGCCCAGCCTTCCCTCCGACGGCGCCAAGGGCAAGCCGTCGCAGACGCCCAAGGTCTTCACCGTCGTCCTGAGGCCCACGCAGGAGAGCTTGCAGGCGGACCTGCGGATCAAGGCCATGACGCCGAGgggctccggcggcggcatggatGCCATGAatccgccgtcgacgcccatgTCGCTCGttccgccgacgccgacgacctcgaacATGCCCCCCCCCGCGAAGCGCCGCAAGAAGGAGAGGAtggagctcgacggcagcaacatctacctcgccgagggccagATTCTGctcacgacggccggccccCTCATGCTCGAGCCGACCAAGAACGCCGAGGAGACGATTGCCCTGCTCGAGGCCTGGTCCCACCCGAAACATtccgagccgccgccgccgcccaagacGCGGAAGAGGACCGTCGccgagatggcggccgacgaggccgccgccgccgaccaagAGCGGTACATGCTGGTGCTCGACGACAGGCTATCGTCGAGCGCGACGGGCTCTCAAGGTGCCGGCACGGCCGACGGGGATGCCCACACGGGCGCCGCCACCTTTGAACCCAGATTCGAGCGATTCAaggtcatcgacgacatccGGAGAGAGCaggcggagaagaaggagcaggagcgcATCAAGCAGCAGGAGAGCGACAGGCGGGCGCAGCTTCAGAGGCAACAGGAAGCCCTGctgaagcagcagcaggaggccgAGCGCATCAAGCgagaggcggccgccgccaaggagaTGCAGATGCGTCAGGCCGAATCTCAACGACAGGCGGCCCTGGcccgcgcggcggcggcggcgagccaggCGCAGAACAACCACGGGCCGAGCATGGGACAACCGCAGCATGCGCACCCCCCCCAGAACGGGCCCATGCCGACGGGCCTGCCcaacgccatggccgtcccCGGTCCGAACGCGATGCCGAACGCGATGCCCAACGCCATGCCCAATGCCATGCAAGGCCAGGTCCAGGCCCGCTTCCCACCCCAGATGTCGCAGCCTCCGGCCTCGTCTCCCGTGATCCGCCAAGGAACGCCGCAGAACATGTCCTCGCCCATGGTTGGAAGCGTGGCCATGCAGCAGACAAACTCCAACCTCGCCAACAGCCCTCCCCGTCCTCCATCGGCCGTTCAGAACGCTCAGATGTCGGTCCCGATGGCGCACCAGATGTCGGCCAGGGGCAGCCAGCAGAGCCATCCGTCGAACACGCCCCGGATGCCTCACGCGACGCCCAACATGGCCCACGGCACGCCGATCAACAgaccggccatggccgccactCCACGCATGGGCCAGGCAAGCCCGCCTCCCAACATGATGGCCCAGAACTCGCAGATGGGCCAAGGGCAAGCCATGATGATGAACAGCCAAGCCATGGGCCAGCACAACCCTCAGGCGATTGCCCAAATGGCGGCGCAGCAGCGTGCCATCGCCATGCACCAGGCGCAGCACATGGCGGCGATGCAGAACGGCGGCGCAAACCCCGGCATGAACGGCCAGAACATGGCGCCGAATCAAGCGCAGGTGATGCAATTGATGCAGCGGCAGATTATgatgcaacagcaacagcagcagcagcagcaacaacaacaacagcagcagcagcagcagcagcaacaacagccgcagcagcagcagcaaccgcAACAGCCTCAGCCGCCGCAGGTCAGCATGATGACACcccaacagcagcagcagtttGCCCAATACGCCCAGCAGCTGCAGGGCATACAAGGGAACCAGCTGCGTCAGATGACACCGCAGATGCAGGCCCAGCTGGCGCAAATGGTGCGGACCGGACAGATACCAAATGCCATGCAGCGGCCGCCCAACGGCCAAATGATGAATGGCAACAATCCGAACCTGCAAGCTTTTGCTGCCATGCAGatgcagcagcaacagcagcagcaacaacagcagcaacagcagcagcagcaacaacagcagcagcaacagcagcagcagcagcagcagcagcaacagcccCAGGCCCAACCCCAGCAGATGGGCGGCAATCCGATCGGGGCACAAATCCAAGCGAATGCTCGCCATATTTACGGGAGGTTGATGCAATCTGCTGTGACAAAATTTGGCAGCGTGGAGCAGGTTCCGCAGGACACAATCGACAAGATGAAGCAGACGTCGTTTGCGCAGGCACAACAAATGCTGCAGCAAAGCATGCACCAACGACGGATTATGgcgcaacagcagcagcaacaacagcagcaacagcagcagcagcagcagcagcaggctgCGATGCAAGGGATGGGTGGCATGATGGGACACCAGGGGATGTAA
- a CDS encoding autophagy- protein 27 — MHPSRKSALALSLLLAPAPSWGMLNCNNVRVDGHSFDLSKLGGPHSVVTSQYDSLVDAHHNTTYTLDICKPLKKSGKEKKTEECPNGTRVCAVKRLLHGDQNTVEKMVAIAGSLESVGGSQFEYEVMRLKTSDSNSDSQKEGVRLVLKGGKHPLDGPVKERREQRAVIEFLCDTDKKGDEGEWEAEQQVEQGEKLRRAGDEGATTKEDGDKDDGDKGDDGDKGPDDGPEKSSSEHQLKKKDAALVWESYGPEKDADVLRLTWHTKYACEKRDGNDDKDKDKDKDKDKDKEGDRDASSHWGFFTWFIIIMFLGTASYLIFGSWLNYNRYGARGWDLLPHGDTIRDVPYLMKDWLRRVLNTVQGTGSRGGYSAV, encoded by the exons ATGCATCCGTCACGAAAGTCGGCCTTGGCCCTCTCCCTGCTCCTCGCGCCTGCGCCGAGCTGGGGGATGCTGAACTGCAACAATGTGCGAGTGGACGGCCATAGCTTCGACCTCTCGAAGCTCGGAGGTCCCCACTCCGTCGTCACCTCTCAGTACGactccctcgtcgacgcgcacCACAACACGACATACACGCTGGACATTTGCAAGCCCCTGAAGAAATCGggcaaggagaagaagaCTGAAGAGTGCCCCAACGGGACGAGAG TGTGCGCCGTCAAGCGGCTGCTGCACGGAGACCAGAATACGGTGGAGAAGATGGTGGCCATCGCCGGCTCCCTGGAGAGCGTGGGCGGATCCCAGTTCGAGTACGAAGTGATGCGGCTCAAGACGAGCGACTCCAATAGCGATTCTCAAAAGGAAGGCGTGCGGCTGGTGCTCAAGGGTGGCAAGCACCCGCTGGACGGTCCCGTGAAGGAGCGTCGCGAGCAGCGAGCCGTCATCGAGTTCCTCTGCGACACGGACAAGAAAGGAGACGAAGGTGAGTGGGAGGCGGAGCAACAGGTCGAGCAGGGGGAGAAGCTGCGACGggctggcgacgagggtgcgACGACGAAAGAGGacggcgacaaggacgacggcgacaaaggcgacgacggcgacaagggCCCCGACGATGGTCCGGAAAAATCTTCGTCTGAGCACCAGCTGAAGAAGAAGGATGCCGCACTCGTGTGGGAGAGTTACGGACCCGAAAAGGACGCGGATGTGCTGCGACTCACGTGGCATACCAAGTACGCGTGCGAGAAGCgtgacggcaacgacgacaaggacaaggacaaggacaaggacaaggacaaggacaaggagggcGACAGAGACGCCAGCAGCCATTGGGGGTTCTTCACCTGGTTCATCATCAT CATGTTCCTCGGCACCGCTTCCTATCTCATCTTCGGCTCGTGGCTCAACTACAACCGGTACGGCGCTCGGGGCTGGGATCTGCTGCCCCACGGCGACACGATCCGGGACGTCCCGTACCTCATGAAAGACTGGTTGAGACGGGTGCTGAACACCGTGCAGGGGACAGGCAGCCGGGGCGGATACAGCGCAGTCTAG